A single window of Parabacteroides sp. FAFU027 DNA harbors:
- a CDS encoding M16 family metallopeptidase — protein MLDRTIQPEIRNIETFTIPQPNIVVLPNGIELYTVNMGEQEVIRLDLMFSSGKWDQEKNLAAVMTNMMLKEGAGELTSSKIAELLDYYGSWMQSSVTQHNSYLTLYALNKHFSSLLPIIELIIKSPTFPEEEFRTLMSRQKQQYLVDCEKVENLANFASIEQLFGASHPYGKRAAAEDFDLLTIEDLKKYHQKHYHSANCRVFLTGKLNDEHLAMVSELFGQKEWGIISEKEEGSFEILSSDEKFRKTEKPEAVQSAVRFSKKSIDRKHPDFNGLRVLNTVLGGYFGSRLMTSIREEKGYTYGIGSSLVTQQKAGYMTIATQTGVENVGPLIDAVFEEMDRLKIEEISPDEMERVRSYLLGEFARSFDGPFSIADAHISILANQLGFDYYENQLKVIQSIDSATLLLLANKYLNREDFYVSVAGK, from the coding sequence ATGTTAGACAGAACAATACAACCTGAAATTCGAAATATTGAGACTTTTACTATTCCGCAACCCAATATCGTGGTATTGCCCAATGGGATTGAACTTTACACCGTTAATATGGGGGAGCAAGAGGTGATTCGCCTCGACTTGATGTTTTCCTCGGGAAAATGGGACCAGGAAAAGAATCTGGCTGCGGTTATGACCAATATGATGCTCAAGGAAGGAGCCGGTGAACTGACTTCTTCGAAAATCGCCGAGCTGCTGGACTATTATGGATCCTGGATGCAGAGTTCAGTGACTCAGCATAATTCCTATCTGACACTGTATGCCCTGAATAAGCATTTTTCATCATTGCTTCCAATTATAGAGTTGATTATTAAATCTCCGACTTTTCCTGAAGAGGAGTTCCGGACGTTGATGTCACGCCAGAAACAACAATATCTGGTGGATTGTGAAAAGGTGGAAAATCTGGCCAATTTTGCTTCGATAGAGCAGCTTTTCGGTGCATCCCATCCATACGGAAAGAGAGCCGCAGCCGAAGATTTCGATTTGCTGACCATTGAGGATTTGAAAAAATATCATCAGAAACATTATCATTCAGCCAATTGCCGCGTATTCCTGACGGGCAAATTGAATGATGAGCATCTGGCTATGGTCAGTGAGTTGTTTGGCCAAAAGGAGTGGGGGATAATCTCTGAAAAAGAAGAAGGCTCATTTGAGATCTTATCGTCCGATGAGAAGTTCCGAAAAACCGAAAAGCCGGAAGCTGTACAATCGGCAGTGCGTTTCTCAAAAAAGTCTATTGACCGTAAGCATCCCGATTTTAACGGCCTGCGGGTTCTCAATACGGTGTTGGGAGGGTATTTTGGAAGCCGCCTGATGACCAGCATTCGTGAGGAAAAAGGCTATACTTACGGCATCGGATCTTCATTGGTTACACAACAAAAGGCAGGCTACATGACCATTGCAACCCAAACGGGCGTTGAAAATGTGGGACCTCTTATTGATGCCGTTTTTGAAGAAATGGATAGACTCAAAATAGAGGAGATTTCACCGGACGAAATGGAACGGGTGAGAAGTTATCTTCTGGGAGAATTTGCTCGTTCGTTTGATGGCCCGTTTTCAATTGCGGATGCACATATCTCGATTTTAGCCAACCAATTGGGTTTTGATTATTATGAAAATCAATTGAAGGTCATCCAAAGCATAGATTCTGCTACTCTTTTGCTATTAGCGAATAAATACCTGAACCGGGAAGATTTTTACGTTTCGGTGGCCGGTAAATGA